In Pseudomonas coleopterorum, the genomic window CTACCACGTGTATGCGTTCACGGCCAACTGCCTGTGCATGATGGTCACCGGCAACCATAACGTACTGATCACCAACCCCCGTGACATCGGCGCCTTCATCAAGGAGCTGAAAAAGTGGAAGTTCACCGCCTTGCTGGGGCTGAACACGCTGTTTGTGGCATTGATGGAGCATGCCGAGTTTCGCTCCCTGGATTTTTCCCATCTCAAGGTCACCAACTCCGGTGGTACGGCGCTGGTCAAGGCCACGGCCGAGCGCTGGGAAAGTCTGACCGGCTGTCGTATCGTCGAAGGCTACGGCCTGACCGAGACCTCGCCGGTGGCCTGCACGAACCCCTATGGTCAGTGCGCGCGCATCGGCAGCGTGGGCATTCCCGTGGTCGGCACGGGACTGAAGGTGATCGACGATCAAGGCGTCGAGCTGCCGCTGGGTGAGCGCGGCGAGCTGTGCATCCAGGGTCCGCAGGTGATGCGCGGCTATTGGCAGCAGCCCGAGGCGACCGCCGAGGCGCTGGACACGCACGGCTGGTTCAAGACCGGCGACATCGCCGTCATCGATCCCGACGGCTATGTGCGCATCGTCGACCGCAAGAAGGACCTGATCATCGTTTCGGGTTTCAACGTCTATCCGAACGAAATCGAGGACGTGGTCATGGCGCATCCTCAGGTGGCCAATTGCGCGGCCATCGGGGTAGCGGACGAGCGCGCCGGCGAGGCGGTCAAGCTGTTCGTGGTGGCCCGTGATCCACAGCTGACCACGGCTGAGCTGATGGCCTACTGCAAGGCCAACTTCACCGGCTACAAGCTGCCACGGGAAATCGTCCTGCGCGACGCCTTGCCGATGACACCCGTGGGCAAGATCCTGCGACGTGAACTGCGCGACGGTTGATGCACCGAACAGGGGTCGTGGCGGGCGTTGCAGAGGGGCGCCAGCGAGCCCGGATACAAGCTGGATCCACTGTGACTGGAACTGTCAATCCGGTCACAATGGTTACCGTCTGGCCACCTTCAGCCTCTAGTCGCCTCATGGCAAAGCTGCTACTCTCGGCGCGCTTTTCGGCATTCGGACCTGTATGGGTCGTGCTGACATATCAATAATAATCGCATCGAATGCGGTGAAGATTCGCTGGCGCTGGAGGAGTGGGCTTCCATGATCGAAAATTTCTGGAAGGATAAGTATCCGGCTGGAATCGCGGCGGATATCGATCCAGACATGTATCCCAATATCCAGGCAGTGCTCAAGCAGTCCTGCCAGCGCTTCGCCGACAAGCCGGCGTTCAGCAACCTGGGCAAGACCCTCACCTACGGTGAGCTTTACGAGCTATCGGGAGCTTTCGCCGCCTATCTGCAGCAGAACACCGACCTGGTGCCGGGTGATCGCATTGCGGTGCAGTTGCCCAACGTCCTGCAGTATCCGGTGGCGGTCTTCGGTGCGATTCGCGCAGGCCTGGTGGTGGTCAACACCAACCCGCTGTATACCGCGCGGGAAATGGAGCACCAGTTCAAGGACTCCGGCGCCAAGGCCCTGGTGTGCCTGGCCAACATGGCGCACCTGGCGGAAAAGGTCGTCCCCAAGACGTCCGTCCGCCATGTCATCGTCACTGAAGTCGCCGACCTGCTGCCGCCGCTCAAGCGTCTGCTGGTCAACAGCGTGATCAAGTACGTGAAGAAAATGGTCCCGGCCTATCACCTGCCACGGGCAGTGAAGTTCAACGATGTGTTGAGCAAGGGACGCGGCCAAGCCGTCAACGAAGCCAACCCGGCCAGCTCGGAAGTGGCCGTGTTGCAGTACACCGGCGGCACCACCGGCGTGGCGAAGGGGGCGATGCTCACCCATCGCAACCTGGTGGCCAACATGCTGCAGTGCAAGGCCTTGATGGGGTCCAACCTCGACGAAGGCTGCGAAATACTGATCACGCCGCTGCCGCTCTACCATATCTATGCTTTCACCTTTCACTGCATGGCCATGATGCTGATCGGCAACCACAATGTGCTGATCAGCAACCCGCGCGACCTGCAGGCGATGGTCAAGGAGCTGTCGAAGTGGAAGTTCAGCGGCTTCGTCGGGCTCAACACACTGTTCGTGGCCCTTTGCAACAACGAGGCGTTTCGCAAGCTGGACTTCTCGGCGCTGAAAGTCACGCTGTCGGGCGGCATGGCCCTGCAACTGGCCGCCGCCGAGCGCTGGAAAGAAGTGACCGGCTGCGCCATCTGCGAAGGCTACGGCATGACCGAAACCAGCCCGGTGGCGACGGTCAACCCCAACCAGCGCATCCAGATCGGCACCATCGGCATTCCGGTGCCGTCCACGCTGGCCAAGATCATCAACGATGCAGGCGAAGAACTGCCATTGGGTGAGATCGGCGAGTTGTGCATCAAGGGCCCGCAGGTCATGAAGGGCTACTGGCAGCGCCAGGAGGCCACCGCCGAGATCCTCGACGCGCAGGGCTGGCTGAAGACCGGCGACATTGCGCTGATCCAGCCCGACGGCTACATGCGTATCGTCGATCGCAAGAAGGACATGATCCTGGTCTCGGGCTTCAACGTGTACCCCAACGAGCTCGAAGACGTCCTTGCCACTTTGCCGGGCGTGCTGCAATGCGCAGCCATCGGCATACCGGACGAGAAGTCCGGCGAGTCGAT contains:
- the fadD2 gene encoding long-chain-fatty-acid--CoA ligase FadD2 encodes the protein MHPDFWNDKRPPGVPHTLAVGEFTSIVDVFDRSCTTFAQRPAFSNMGVTLSYAELDRHCAAFASWLQQHTDLVPGDRIAVQLPNVLQYPIAVFGALRAGLVVVNTNPLYTVREMRHQFSDSGARALVYLNLFGDKVEQVLQDTKLEYLIEARLGDLMPAAKGWLVNTLVSKVKKRVPAYHLPQAIPFKTILAQGAGSSPRPVAPTLDDLAVLQYTGGTTGLAKGAMLTHGNLVANMLQVRACFRQLDEQGQTILREGHEVMIAPLPLYHVYAFTANCLCMMVTGNHNVLITNPRDIGAFIKELKKWKFTALLGLNTLFVALMEHAEFRSLDFSHLKVTNSGGTALVKATAERWESLTGCRIVEGYGLTETSPVACTNPYGQCARIGSVGIPVVGTGLKVIDDQGVELPLGERGELCIQGPQVMRGYWQQPEATAEALDTHGWFKTGDIAVIDPDGYVRIVDRKKDLIIVSGFNVYPNEIEDVVMAHPQVANCAAIGVADERAGEAVKLFVVARDPQLTTAELMAYCKANFTGYKLPREIVLRDALPMTPVGKILRRELRDG
- the fadD1 gene encoding long-chain-fatty-acid--CoA ligase FadD1, with protein sequence MIENFWKDKYPAGIAADIDPDMYPNIQAVLKQSCQRFADKPAFSNLGKTLTYGELYELSGAFAAYLQQNTDLVPGDRIAVQLPNVLQYPVAVFGAIRAGLVVVNTNPLYTAREMEHQFKDSGAKALVCLANMAHLAEKVVPKTSVRHVIVTEVADLLPPLKRLLVNSVIKYVKKMVPAYHLPRAVKFNDVLSKGRGQAVNEANPASSEVAVLQYTGGTTGVAKGAMLTHRNLVANMLQCKALMGSNLDEGCEILITPLPLYHIYAFTFHCMAMMLIGNHNVLISNPRDLQAMVKELSKWKFSGFVGLNTLFVALCNNEAFRKLDFSALKVTLSGGMALQLAAAERWKEVTGCAICEGYGMTETSPVATVNPNQRIQIGTIGIPVPSTLAKIINDAGEELPLGEIGELCIKGPQVMKGYWQRQEATAEILDAQGWLKTGDIALIQPDGYMRIVDRKKDMILVSGFNVYPNELEDVLATLPGVLQCAAIGIPDEKSGESIKIFVVAKPGVTLTKEKVMEHMRANVTAYKVPRTVEFRDVLPTTNVGKILRRELRDEELKKLGLKKNV